The Prosthecobacter algae genome has a segment encoding these proteins:
- a CDS encoding pyruvate carboxylase: MPKKAAAKASRTEPPASSIRPIKKLMVANRSEIAIRVMRAATELGLKTVGIYAQEDRFCPHRFKADEAYELNKDKGPLGAYLDIEGIVTLAKEKGVDAIHPGYGFLSENPQFAQACADAGIIFIGPEAKILDMMGDKTAARNVARKLNVPILEGTDEPVSDRKEAVAVAKKIGFPLIIKAAFGGGGRGMRVVREAKDLEKLLDEAQTEALRSFGNGAVFLEKFVGKAKHIEVQILADKHGHVLHLHERDCSVQRRHQKVIEQAPSYGVKQEIIDGLCEAAVKLAKEVNYTHAGTVEFLVDHETGEWFFIEMNPRIQVEHTVTEEITGIDIVRSQILIAQGYQVHEEPLGLPAQDKIEKSGYAIQCRITTEDPENGFTPDFGKILTYRSAGGFGVRLDGALGATNAVITPYYDSMLVKMTVYGRTYQQALDRMDRGLREFRIRGVKTNIPFLMNVVHHEDFKTGQATTRFIDNNPDLLKFVARKDRASKLLSYLADTVVNGNPFAKGHKISKAFIAAPIPKWDHKVAPAAGTKQLLTEMGPEKFCKNWVAKEKRLLLTDTTMRDAHQSLLATRMRTYDMLAVADAVARRTPDLFSLEMWGGATFDVTMRFLREDPWERLRDIREKVPNILLQMLFRGSNAVGYTNYPDNVVKGFIKHAAQNGMDIFRIFDSLNYLPNLTAAMQAVREDTSSICEGTLCYTGDILDPKRDKYDLKYYVRLAKELEKMGAHMLCIKDMAGLVRPYAAKKLVKALKDEVGIPIHFHTHDTSGLNAASIIEAANAGVDVVDAAIASMSGGTSQPNLNSIVAAMQHTQRDTGLNTEALQEFSDYWAAVRAFYKPFDTSEPYGTAEVYLHEMPGGQYTNLKEQAIGMGLGPRWPEIAHAYAEVNQLCGDIVKVTPSSKVVGDLAIECVARGVKPGDIFQLTGTKWSKDVTSMFEGWLGEPFYGMEADKAADSRKKWNALADAIVGKGGKRIKGRPGTHAAKIKLDEVRAELEQKMKKKPTEDDVWSYLMYPDVFLKFAEFRKTYGDVSALPTPAYYYGLQQKEEINIELEAGKTLFVRLLNMTEPDQNGQQTAIFELNGYPRHTTVTNKLLAKDAVTKTKADPADPTQVGAPMPGMVASIAVSVGQKVKEGETLVTLEAMKMFAAVSAPTSGTVQEICVKISESVESKDLLVRLAK, translated from the coding sequence ATGCCCAAGAAAGCCGCCGCCAAAGCCTCCCGCACCGAGCCTCCTGCATCGAGCATCCGCCCGATCAAAAAGCTGATGGTCGCGAACCGTTCTGAGATCGCCATCCGCGTGATGCGGGCGGCCACGGAGCTGGGGCTGAAAACGGTGGGCATCTATGCCCAGGAGGACCGCTTTTGCCCGCACCGTTTCAAGGCGGATGAGGCCTATGAACTGAACAAGGACAAAGGCCCGCTGGGTGCCTACCTGGACATTGAGGGCATTGTCACCCTGGCCAAGGAAAAGGGCGTGGACGCCATCCACCCCGGTTACGGCTTCCTTTCGGAGAACCCGCAGTTTGCCCAGGCCTGCGCGGATGCAGGCATCATCTTCATCGGCCCAGAGGCGAAGATCCTGGACATGATGGGCGACAAGACGGCTGCCCGCAATGTGGCACGCAAGCTGAACGTGCCGATCCTGGAAGGCACGGATGAACCCGTGAGCGACCGCAAGGAAGCGGTGGCGGTGGCGAAGAAGATCGGCTTTCCGCTGATCATCAAGGCGGCCTTCGGCGGTGGCGGGCGCGGCATGCGCGTGGTGCGCGAGGCGAAGGATCTGGAGAAGCTGCTGGACGAGGCGCAGACGGAGGCACTGCGCTCCTTTGGCAACGGCGCGGTGTTCCTGGAAAAATTTGTGGGCAAGGCGAAGCACATCGAGGTGCAGATCCTGGCGGACAAGCACGGCCATGTACTGCACCTGCATGAGCGTGACTGCTCCGTGCAGCGCCGCCACCAGAAGGTGATCGAGCAGGCACCGAGCTATGGCGTGAAGCAGGAGATCATCGACGGTCTGTGCGAGGCGGCGGTGAAGCTGGCGAAGGAAGTGAACTACACGCACGCTGGCACGGTGGAGTTCCTGGTGGACCACGAAACGGGCGAGTGGTTCTTCATCGAGATGAACCCACGCATCCAGGTGGAGCACACGGTGACGGAGGAGATCACAGGCATCGACATCGTGCGCAGCCAGATCCTCATCGCGCAGGGTTACCAGGTGCATGAAGAGCCACTGGGCCTGCCGGCACAGGACAAGATCGAGAAAAGCGGCTACGCGATCCAGTGCCGCATCACCACGGAAGATCCGGAGAACGGCTTCACGCCGGACTTTGGCAAGATCCTCACCTACCGCAGTGCGGGCGGGTTTGGCGTGCGGCTGGACGGGGCACTGGGCGCGACGAATGCGGTCATCACGCCGTATTATGACTCCATGCTGGTGAAGATGACGGTCTATGGCCGCACCTATCAGCAGGCGCTGGACCGGATGGACCGTGGCCTGCGCGAATTCCGGATTCGCGGCGTGAAGACGAACATCCCGTTCCTGATGAACGTGGTGCACCATGAAGACTTCAAGACCGGCCAGGCGACCACACGCTTCATTGATAACAATCCGGACCTGCTGAAGTTCGTGGCGCGCAAGGACCGTGCCTCGAAGCTGCTGAGCTATCTGGCGGATACCGTCGTGAACGGCAACCCGTTTGCCAAGGGCCACAAGATCAGCAAGGCCTTCATCGCCGCGCCGATTCCGAAGTGGGACCACAAGGTAGCCCCGGCTGCCGGCACGAAGCAACTCCTCACGGAGATGGGCCCGGAGAAATTCTGCAAAAACTGGGTGGCCAAAGAGAAGCGCCTGCTGCTGACGGACACGACGATGCGCGATGCGCACCAGAGCCTGCTGGCCACACGCATGCGCACCTATGACATGCTAGCCGTGGCGGATGCCGTGGCGCGGCGCACACCGGACCTTTTCTCCCTGGAGATGTGGGGCGGGGCGACCTTTGACGTGACGATGCGCTTCCTGCGCGAAGATCCGTGGGAGCGCCTGCGCGACATCCGCGAGAAGGTGCCGAACATTCTGCTGCAAATGCTTTTCCGCGGCAGCAATGCTGTTGGTTATACCAACTACCCGGACAATGTGGTGAAGGGCTTCATCAAGCATGCCGCCCAGAACGGCATGGACATCTTCCGCATCTTTGACAGCCTGAACTACCTGCCCAACCTGACGGCGGCAATGCAGGCGGTGCGCGAGGACACGAGCTCCATCTGTGAAGGCACTCTTTGTTATACCGGCGACATCCTGGACCCGAAACGCGACAAGTATGACCTGAAGTACTACGTGCGCCTGGCCAAGGAGCTGGAGAAAATGGGTGCTCACATGCTGTGCATCAAGGACATGGCCGGCCTGGTGCGCCCCTACGCGGCGAAGAAGCTGGTGAAGGCGCTGAAGGACGAGGTGGGCATCCCCATCCACTTCCACACGCATGACACGAGCGGCCTGAACGCGGCCAGCATCATCGAAGCGGCGAATGCCGGGGTGGATGTGGTGGATGCGGCCATTGCCTCCATGTCCGGCGGCACCAGCCAGCCGAACCTGAACTCCATCGTCGCCGCCATGCAGCACACGCAGCGTGACACAGGGCTGAATACGGAAGCGCTGCAGGAATTCAGCGACTACTGGGCTGCCGTGCGCGCCTTTTACAAACCCTTCGACACGAGCGAACCGTACGGCACCGCCGAGGTGTATCTGCATGAGATGCCCGGCGGCCAGTACACGAACCTCAAGGAGCAGGCCATCGGCATGGGCCTGGGGCCACGCTGGCCGGAGATCGCCCACGCCTATGCGGAGGTGAACCAGCTCTGCGGGGACATCGTGAAAGTCACGCCTTCTTCCAAGGTGGTGGGCGACCTAGCCATCGAGTGCGTGGCGCGTGGCGTGAAGCCGGGCGACATCTTCCAGCTCACAGGCACGAAGTGGAGCAAGGATGTGACGAGCATGTTTGAAGGCTGGCTGGGCGAGCCCTTCTACGGCATGGAGGCCGACAAAGCCGCCGACAGCCGCAAGAAGTGGAATGCGCTGGCGGATGCCATCGTGGGCAAGGGCGGCAAGCGGATCAAGGGCCGCCCAGGGACGCACGCGGCGAAGATCAAGCTGGATGAGGTGCGTGCTGAGCTGGAGCAGAAGATGAAGAAGAAGCCCACCGAGGACGATGTGTGGAGCTACCTCATGTATCCGGATGTGTTCCTGAAGTTTGCGGAGTTCCGCAAGACCTATGGCGATGTCTCGGCCCTGCCGACGCCGGCCTATTATTACGGCTTGCAGCAGAAGGAAGAGATCAATATCGAGCTCGAAGCGGGCAAGACCCTCTTTGTGCGCCTGCTGAACATGACGGAGCCGGACCAGAATGGCCAGCAAACGGCCATCTTTGAGCTCAACGGCTATCCACGCCACACCACGGTGACGAACAAGCTGCTGGCCAAGGATGCGGTGACGAAGACCAAGGCCGATCCGGCTGACCCGACCCAGGTGGGCGCGCCGATGCCCGGCATGGTGGCCAGCATCGCCGTGAGCGTGGGCCAGAAGGTGAAGGAGGGCGAAACCCTCGTAACCTTGGAGGCCATGAAGATGTTCGCCGCCGTCTCCGCCCCGACTTCCGGGACCGTGCAGGAGATCTGCGTGAAGATCAGCGAAAGCGTGGAAAGCAAGGACCTCCTGGTGCGACTGGCGAAGTAG
- the tnpA gene encoding IS200/IS605 family transposase, with protein sequence MPQSLANLYVHLIFSTKERLPFLSPEVRPDLHAYLATVLTNLNSPAVLINSVEDHVHILFNMSRTVTLAQVVEEVKKSSSKWIKTQGPNLATFAWQAGYGGFSVSESNVPKVANYIRNQEEHHRVKTFQEEYREFLEKHKVPYDERYVWD encoded by the coding sequence ATGCCACAATCACTCGCCAATCTCTACGTTCACCTGATCTTCTCCACCAAGGAACGGTTGCCGTTTTTGTCTCCGGAAGTGCGTCCTGACCTCCACGCATACTTGGCAACGGTGCTGACGAATTTAAACTCCCCTGCGGTGCTCATCAATTCGGTGGAAGACCACGTGCATATTCTTTTCAACATGAGCCGCACCGTCACGCTGGCACAGGTGGTGGAAGAGGTGAAGAAATCGTCCTCCAAATGGATCAAGACACAGGGGCCGAATCTTGCGACCTTCGCATGGCAGGCAGGGTATGGGGGCTTTTCCGTGAGCGAGTCTAACGTACCGAAGGTGGCGAATTACATTCGCAACCAGGAGGAGCATCACCGGGTGAAGACGTTTCAGGAGGAGTACCGGGAGTTTTTAGAGAAACACAAAGTTCCATATGATGAACGCTATGTGTGGGATTGA
- a CDS encoding ammonium transporter, with protein MIRLLRPLLLLAAALAAPLVPAQDSPAASPPIEQKLDGILGRLEANERVNTRLDTILEKLDANDRVTGRLDGILEKLSQHEKALETLATAPPAPAPAAAPAAPASAAPVATAVPAGALEALQSNINYVWIVITAAMVFFMQAGFVMLEIGACRAKNTINIVMKSFLDFCICAIVFFFVGFGLMFGSSWQGLFGMDGFWLSGFAADHPVWVFWFFQLGFAGVSCTILSGAVAERTKFMGYLLYCALFTIFIYPVVGHWAWGSFGGSFGLGGEKGWLEAIGFVDYAGSSVVHACGGACSLAGILAVGPRVGRFGKDGTPRLIAGHNIPLVALGVLLLWFGWFGFNAGSSLSGSGVIGRLVVNTTISPAAAGLAAMVAMWFIQGRADVSIAMNGALGGAVAITACCGNVTPAAAVIIGLLGGIITTIATIALERLRIDDAVGAVPVHLACGWWGTLCVALFDEKGFSIERLGIQALGTFSISLYAFITCSIIFAFIKLIVPTRATEEEQINGLDFSEHAANAYPDFQTTEQA; from the coding sequence ATGATCCGCCTCCTCCGTCCGCTCCTCCTCCTGGCCGCTGCCCTCGCCGCCCCCCTCGTGCCCGCTCAGGATAGCCCTGCCGCGTCTCCCCCCATCGAGCAAAAGCTGGATGGCATCCTCGGCAGGCTGGAGGCCAATGAGCGCGTCAATACCCGCCTCGACACCATCTTGGAAAAGCTGGATGCCAATGACCGCGTCACTGGCCGCCTTGATGGCATTTTGGAAAAGCTCAGCCAGCATGAAAAGGCCCTGGAGACCCTCGCCACCGCCCCACCCGCCCCGGCACCTGCTGCTGCGCCCGCAGCCCCTGCATCCGCCGCCCCTGTGGCCACCGCCGTGCCCGCAGGCGCGCTCGAGGCCCTCCAGTCTAACATCAACTATGTCTGGATCGTCATTACCGCCGCCATGGTTTTCTTCATGCAGGCCGGATTCGTCATGCTGGAGATCGGTGCCTGCCGGGCGAAAAACACGATCAACATCGTGATGAAGAGCTTCCTCGACTTCTGCATCTGCGCCATCGTCTTCTTCTTCGTCGGCTTCGGCCTCATGTTCGGCAGCAGTTGGCAGGGACTCTTTGGCATGGATGGTTTCTGGCTCTCCGGCTTCGCCGCAGACCATCCCGTCTGGGTCTTCTGGTTCTTCCAGCTCGGCTTTGCCGGCGTCTCCTGCACCATCCTCTCCGGGGCCGTGGCAGAGCGCACCAAATTCATGGGCTACCTCCTCTACTGCGCCCTCTTCACCATCTTCATCTACCCCGTCGTCGGCCACTGGGCCTGGGGCAGCTTTGGCGGCAGCTTTGGCCTCGGCGGGGAAAAGGGCTGGCTAGAGGCCATCGGCTTTGTGGACTACGCAGGCTCCTCCGTCGTCCATGCCTGCGGCGGTGCCTGCTCCCTCGCGGGCATCCTCGCCGTCGGCCCGCGCGTTGGTCGTTTTGGGAAAGATGGCACCCCGCGCCTCATCGCCGGGCATAACATCCCCTTGGTCGCCCTTGGCGTCCTCCTCCTCTGGTTCGGCTGGTTCGGGTTCAATGCCGGCTCCTCCCTCAGCGGCAGCGGCGTTATCGGCCGCCTCGTCGTCAATACCACCATTTCACCCGCCGCCGCCGGTCTCGCCGCCATGGTGGCCATGTGGTTCATCCAGGGCCGGGCCGATGTCAGTATCGCCATGAATGGGGCCCTTGGCGGGGCCGTCGCCATCACCGCCTGCTGTGGCAATGTCACCCCCGCAGCCGCCGTCATCATCGGTCTTCTGGGCGGCATCATCACCACCATCGCCACCATCGCGCTGGAGCGCCTCCGCATCGACGATGCCGTCGGCGCTGTCCCCGTCCACCTCGCCTGCGGCTGGTGGGGCACCCTCTGCGTCGCCCTCTTTGATGAAAAAGGCTTCAGCATCGAGCGGCTCGGCATCCAGGCCCTGGGCACCTTCAGCATCAGCCTCTACGCCTTCATCACCTGCTCCATCATCTTCGCCTTCATCAAGCTCATCGTCCCCACCCGCGCCACCGAGGAGGAGCAGATCAACGGCCTCGACTTCTCCGAGCACGCTGCCAACGCCTACCCCGACTTCCAGACCACCGAGCAGGCCTAA